From Sodalis glossinidius str. 'morsitans', the proteins below share one genomic window:
- a CDS encoding zinc ribbon domain-containing protein, producing the protein MDMAHCEICQQPLVTAGNKLHCPACGQDYRESARCPDCGQPLEILKACGAVDYFCPHGNGLIAKKRVTLSLVTF; encoded by the coding sequence ATGGACATGGCACACTGTGAGATTTGCCAACAGCCGCTGGTTACCGCGGGCAATAAGCTGCATTGTCCCGCCTGCGGGCAAGACTATCGTGAGTCTGCGCGTTGCCCCGATTGCGGGCAGCCGCTTGAGATCCTGAAAGCCTGCGGTGCGGTGGATTATTTTTGCCCCCATGGCAATGGCCTCATCGCTAAAAAACGGGTGACGCTGTCGCTCGTCACCTTCTAG
- a CDS encoding GNAT family N-acetyltransferase, with protein MEGYLINDGINEDEQTHLSKIIDYWNDAHIILVEDQLAGLFKYYLTDDAWFIGQIQVAPEFQRRGIDQQLLEGVMQQAQRENLAVELKVLKKQSR; from the coding sequence ATGGAGGGTTATCTCATCAATGACGGCATCAATGAGGATGAACAGACGCATTTGAGCAAGATTATCGACTACTGGAACGATGCCCATATTATTCTGGTGGAGGATCAACTGGCCGGCCTGTTTAAATATTATCTTACCGATGATGCCTGGTTTATCGGCCAAATCCAGGTGGCGCCGGAATTTCAGCGTCGGGGCATCGACCAGCAATTGTTGGAGGGAGTTATGCAGCAGGCGCAGCGGGAAAATTTAGCGGTAGAACTAAAGGTGTTAAAAAAACAATCCCGCTAA
- a CDS encoding NAD(P)-binding domain-containing protein yields MGHAFAANLRKTGLATRVWNRTRSRGEDLAEAGAILCASPAEVVREADVVLTMLPDGPTTRTVCWVPKAYWQP; encoded by the coding sequence ATGGGCCATGCTTTTGCCGCCAATTTGCGCAAAACGGGTCTGGCGACACGCGTATGGAACCGGACCCGGTCGCGCGGCGAAGACTTAGCCGAAGCCGGCGCTATTTTGTGCGCCAGTCCGGCGGAAGTCGTGCGCGAGGCCGATGTGGTGCTGACGATGCTACCTGACGGCCCGACGACGCGTACTGTATGTTGGGTTCCGAAGGCGTACTGGCAGCCATGA
- a CDS encoding NAD(P)-binding domain-containing protein, with protein MKPHAVLAQMGTLGVEATEELIAAVKQARDDIVFIDAPVSGTKVPAENAQVLVLASGDRQAASAVEPVFATIAKGTRWLGPAGAGNRMKLVVNAWLIVMMQGIAESTQLAAPYVKGQLAMIK; from the coding sequence ATGAAACCGCATGCTGTCCTTGCCCAAATGGGCACCCTGGGTGTTGAAGCCACGGAGGAGCTCATCGCGGCGGTCAAGCAGGCGCGCGACGATATCGTTTTTATTGATGCGCCGGTTTCCGGCACCAAAGTGCCGGCTGAAAACGCCCAGGTATTGGTGCTGGCGAGCGGCGATCGTCAGGCGGCGAGCGCAGTTGAGCCGGTATTTGCCACCATTGCCAAAGGCACCCGGTGGCTCGGTCCTGCCGGAGCCGGTAACCGGATGAAGCTGGTCGTCAATGCCTGGCTGATCGTCATGATGCAAGGTATCGCAGAAAGCACGCAGCTGGCGGCGCCTTATGTCAAGGGCCAGCTGGCGATGATTAAATAA
- a CDS encoding YfgM family protein: MEVYSTDNEQRDALRRFFVDNGKALAIGVVLGVGALVGWRYWHNHHNDAMMAASSAWQPVNAGLSGQAAQPQLDAAQHFADANDNNYGALTSMGLARQFAERGDFPAAEKQLQKALGQTREANLQSLINLRLARVQLQQKNVDGALKTLDGVKDQGWTALAEDTRGDAQVIKGDQQAARTAYEKALQSGAPQALVRMKLNNLSS, encoded by the coding sequence GTGGAAGTCTACAGCACTGATAACGAACAGCGCGATGCGCTGCGCCGTTTCTTTGTCGATAACGGCAAGGCGCTGGCGATAGGCGTCGTGCTCGGCGTTGGAGCTCTGGTGGGCTGGCGTTACTGGCATAATCACCATAACGACGCGATGATGGCGGCATCAAGCGCCTGGCAGCCGGTGAACGCCGGCCTGAGCGGCCAGGCGGCCCAGCCGCAGCTGGACGCCGCGCAGCATTTTGCCGACGCCAACGATAACAACTATGGCGCGCTAACCTCGATGGGGCTGGCGCGGCAATTCGCCGAGCGGGGCGATTTCCCCGCCGCGGAGAAGCAGTTGCAAAAAGCGCTTGGCCAGACCCGCGAGGCCAATCTGCAATCGCTTATCAATCTGCGGCTGGCGCGCGTGCAGCTGCAGCAGAAAAACGTGGATGGCGCATTGAAAACCCTCGACGGCGTGAAGGATCAGGGATGGACGGCGCTAGCGGAGGATACCCGTGGCGATGCGCAGGTGATCAAAGGCGATCAACAGGCCGCCCGTACCGCCTATGAAAAAGCGTTGCAGTCCGGCGCGCCGCAGGCGCTGGTGCGCATGAAACTGAATAATCTGTCCAGCTGA
- a CDS encoding GNAT family N-acetyltransferase: MDNRAVTLRTLVPGDRDDWKLLWRRYLSFYSTIRDDALYEHTFARLTDSAYPAMCGFVAERNGRLVGIANCIVHDHGWYQQPMLYLQDLYVDDLVRGQGIGRRLIEQVYHYADREALAGVYWMTQSDNHQAMRLYDKIARKTDFIKYQR, translated from the coding sequence ATGGATAACCGCGCTGTTACCCTCCGCACCCTCGTCCCTGGCGATAGGGATGACTGGAAACTTCTGTGGCGTCGCTATCTGAGTTTTTATTCGACTATCCGCGATGATGCACTGTATGAACACACTTTTGCGCGTTTGACGGATAGCGCCTACCCTGCCATGTGCGGTTTCGTCGCCGAGCGCAACGGCCGTCTGGTGGGGATTGCCAACTGTATTGTGCACGATCACGGATGGTATCAGCAGCCAATGCTCTATTTACAGGATCTTTACGTGGACGATCTTGTCCGTGGACAAGGCATTGGCCGGCGCCTGATTGAACAGGTTTACCACTATGCCGATCGTGAAGCGTTGGCTGGCGTATACTGGATGACGCAGAGCGATAATCATCAGGCGATGAGGCTATACGATAAGATCGCCCGCAAAACCGATTTCATAAAATATCAGCGTTAA
- a CDS encoding lytic polysaccharide monooxygenase, producing the protein MARADFALTPFCQKEFQGALPGDVVKLECDVPSRSGYHVILGVWDIANTAKAFYQVIDADINPLP; encoded by the coding sequence CTGGCGCGGGCCGACTTTGCGTTGACGCCTTTTTGCCAAAAAGAGTTTCAAGGCGCATTGCCGGGAGATGTGGTCAAGCTGGAGTGTGACGTACCTTCCCGCTCAGGCTATCATGTCATACTTGGCGTCTGGGATATTGCCAACACTGCCAAGGCCTTCTATCAGGTGATTGATGCCGACATAAACCCCCTGCCGTAA
- the bamB gene encoding outer membrane protein assembly factor BamB: MQLRKTMFVGLLSVTLLSGCSWFSGEEDVVTMSPLPKVDNQFQPTTVWSRSVGSGSGEFYSNLHPAWQDDRVFAADRRGVVKALDADSGKEIWSTNLSIHTGFFSRNRPAQLSGGVAAAGSRVYMGSELAKVYALDAQDGSVAWETTVAGEALSTPVLSDGVVLIHTSNGILQALNEADGAVKWTVNFDVPPLTLRGESSPTTAFGAAIVGGDNGRVSAVMINQGQLIWQQRISQPSGATEIARINDVQTTPVVVNGVVYALAYNGNLAALDLSSGQVMWSREIGSVTNLLVDGGRIYLVDQNDRVIAVDTQGGVILWRQSELLHRNLTSPVLYNGYIVTGDSEGYLHWINTDDGRFVAQQKVDSAGLLAAPIVAGDKLIVQAKNGEVYAITR; encoded by the coding sequence ATGCAATTGCGTAAGACGATGTTTGTAGGACTGTTATCGGTCACCCTGCTCAGCGGGTGCTCGTGGTTCAGCGGCGAGGAAGACGTAGTGACCATGTCGCCGCTGCCCAAAGTGGACAACCAGTTTCAGCCGACGACGGTATGGAGCCGCTCGGTCGGTAGCGGTTCCGGCGAATTCTATTCCAACTTGCACCCCGCCTGGCAAGACGACCGCGTATTTGCGGCGGATCGTCGTGGTGTTGTTAAAGCGCTCGATGCGGACAGCGGCAAAGAGATTTGGTCGACCAACCTTTCCATCCATACCGGCTTCTTCTCACGCAATCGTCCGGCGCAGCTCTCCGGCGGCGTGGCGGCGGCGGGCTCGCGGGTTTACATGGGCAGCGAACTGGCCAAGGTTTATGCGCTTGACGCGCAGGACGGCAGCGTCGCCTGGGAAACGACGGTTGCCGGCGAGGCCCTGTCTACGCCGGTGCTTAGCGATGGCGTGGTGCTGATCCATACCAGCAACGGCATTCTACAGGCCCTAAACGAGGCCGACGGCGCGGTAAAATGGACCGTCAACTTTGATGTGCCGCCGCTTACGCTGCGCGGTGAATCCTCGCCGACGACGGCGTTTGGCGCCGCGATCGTGGGCGGTGATAACGGCCGGGTCAGTGCGGTCATGATCAATCAGGGCCAGCTGATTTGGCAGCAGCGCATCTCGCAGCCGAGCGGTGCCACCGAAATCGCCCGGATCAACGATGTGCAAACCACGCCGGTCGTGGTTAACGGCGTCGTGTACGCCCTGGCCTATAACGGCAACCTTGCGGCGCTGGATCTGAGCTCCGGCCAGGTGATGTGGTCGCGGGAAATCGGTTCCGTAACCAATCTGCTGGTGGACGGCGGCCGGATTTACCTGGTGGATCAAAATGACCGCGTTATTGCGGTGGACACCCAGGGCGGCGTCATCCTTTGGCGTCAGAGCGAGCTGCTGCACCGTAACCTGACCTCGCCGGTGCTGTATAATGGCTACATTGTCACCGGTGACTCGGAAGGCTACCTGCATTGGATTAACACCGATGATGGCCGCTTCGTCGCTCAGCAAAAAGTGGATAGCGCCGGCCTTCTGGCGGCCCCTATCGTTGCCGGCGATAAACTTATTGTGCAGGCAAAAAATGGCGAGGTTTACGCCATTACCCGCTAA
- a CDS encoding lytic polysaccharide monooxygenase, protein MKKVIIPTLALLFNASTFAASYEITPRHGYIQNPQSRAYLCYTMKNEDCGNNVPKDYQSIEGPKGFPAAGPKDGEIASGRIPFLTY, encoded by the coding sequence ATGAAAAAAGTGATTATTCCTACTTTAGCATTACTGTTTAACGCATCGACTTTCGCAGCATCTTACGAAATAACGCCTAGACATGGCTATATCCAAAATCCGCAGAGCCGTGCTTACTTATGTTATACGATGAAAAATGAAGATTGTGGCAATAATGTCCCGAAAGATTATCAATCTATTGAAGGTCCGAAAGGATTTCCAGCAGCCGGGCCGAAGGATGGTGAAATTGCCAGCGGGAGAATACCCTTTTTGACGTATTGA
- a CDS encoding protealysin inhibitor emfourin, giving the protein MGRSPVLNNHTVIALSREGGFAFIPALADQQRFVLGDLPAPKRERLCALINRAPTELQALWRHGQLEDEPPAPHYPS; this is encoded by the coding sequence ATGGGCAGATCACCTGTTTTGAATAACCATACCGTGATTGCGCTATCGCGGGAGGGCGGTTTCGCTTTTATCCCTGCGCTGGCGGATCAGCAGCGCTTCGTGCTGGGGGATTTGCCAGCGCCAAAACGCGAACGGTTATGCGCTCTAATCAACCGCGCGCCGACCGAGCTGCAGGCTTTATGGCGACACGGGCAATTGGAGGATGAACCTCCAGCACCGCATTACCCGTCCTAG
- the der gene encoding ribosome biogenesis GTPase Der, with protein MIPVVALVGRPNVGKSTLFNRLTRTRDALVADFPGLTRDRKYCRAEWEGHEFIVIDTGGIDGTEEGVETRMAGQSLVAIEEADIVLFMVDGRAGLMAADKGIARHLRSREKTTVIVANKTDGIDADSAVGDFYSLGMGEIVPIAASHGRGINSLLEQVLLPLVSDGLAEAEDEFAPWPDDEAEVLAREEEEEPFDPQSLPIKLAIVGRPNVGKSTLTNRILGEERVVVYDMPGTTRDSIYIPMVRDEREYVLIDTAGVRKRGKVTETVEKFSVIKTLQAIEDANVVLLVIDAREGISDQDLSLLGFILNSGRSLVIAVNKWDGLSSETRDEVKEALDHRLGFIDFARVHFISALHGSGVGNLFESVNEAYQCATKRVSTALLTRIMRMAVDEHQPPLVRGRRVKPKYAHAGGYNPPIVVIHGTQVKDLPDTYKRYLMNYFRRSLGIMGTPIRIQFNEGANPFAGRRNTLTPTQLRKRKRLMSHIKKNK; from the coding sequence ATGATACCTGTCGTCGCGCTGGTCGGGCGCCCGAATGTAGGAAAATCCACTCTCTTTAATCGACTAACGCGCACTCGTGATGCGCTGGTGGCGGATTTTCCGGGGCTGACGCGTGACCGCAAGTATTGTCGTGCCGAATGGGAAGGCCATGAGTTTATCGTTATTGATACCGGCGGTATTGATGGCACTGAGGAAGGGGTGGAAACCCGCATGGCCGGTCAGTCGCTGGTGGCGATTGAAGAGGCCGACATTGTGTTGTTCATGGTAGATGGACGCGCCGGGCTGATGGCGGCCGATAAAGGTATTGCCAGGCATCTGCGCAGCCGCGAGAAAACCACGGTGATTGTCGCCAATAAAACCGACGGGATCGATGCCGACAGCGCGGTGGGGGATTTTTATTCCCTGGGCATGGGCGAGATAGTCCCTATTGCCGCCTCGCACGGGCGCGGCATCAACAGCCTGTTGGAGCAGGTTTTGTTGCCGCTGGTGAGCGATGGTTTGGCGGAGGCGGAGGACGAATTTGCGCCCTGGCCTGACGACGAGGCAGAGGTGCTGGCGCGGGAAGAAGAAGAGGAGCCTTTTGATCCTCAATCGTTGCCGATAAAGCTTGCGATCGTCGGGCGTCCCAACGTGGGTAAATCCACGCTCACCAACCGCATTCTCGGCGAAGAGCGTGTGGTGGTCTATGACATGCCCGGCACTACCCGCGACAGCATATATATTCCCATGGTACGTGACGAGCGGGAGTATGTCCTGATCGATACCGCCGGCGTGCGCAAGCGTGGCAAGGTCACGGAAACCGTGGAGAAATTCTCTGTGATCAAAACGCTGCAGGCTATCGAAGATGCCAATGTCGTATTGCTGGTCATCGACGCCCGTGAAGGCATTTCCGATCAGGATTTGTCGCTGCTGGGCTTTATCCTCAACAGTGGCCGCTCGCTGGTCATTGCGGTCAATAAATGGGATGGTCTGTCCAGCGAGACGCGTGACGAAGTGAAAGAGGCGCTGGATCATCGTCTTGGTTTTATCGATTTTGCCCGCGTGCATTTCATCTCTGCCCTGCACGGCAGTGGCGTCGGCAATCTGTTTGAATCGGTGAATGAAGCCTACCAATGCGCCACCAAGCGGGTGAGCACTGCGCTATTGACGCGCATCATGCGCATGGCGGTTGATGAACATCAACCGCCGCTGGTGCGCGGTCGGCGCGTTAAACCCAAATATGCCCATGCCGGTGGCTACAATCCTCCGATTGTGGTGATCCACGGCACACAGGTTAAAGATTTGCCGGATACCTATAAGCGCTATCTGATGAATTATTTCCGCCGCTCGCTGGGGATTATGGGTACGCCGATTCGCATCCAGTTCAACGAGGGCGCCAACCCCTTCGCCGGGCGGCGCAATACCTTGACACCGACGCAGCTGCGTAAACGCAAGCGGCTGATGAGTCATATCAAGAAAAACAAATAA